The following proteins are co-located in the Microplitis demolitor isolate Queensland-Clemson2020A chromosome 3, iyMicDemo2.1a, whole genome shotgun sequence genome:
- the LOC103572999 gene encoding uncharacterized protein LOC103572999 — MVHTILQQTITPTFLTIFVSQVSAKFCNGGHVCSPPKECCSLGCCYLYSQPTTPVTEMFAFLIWTYWYLWAAILAGLTLAAVCGCWLWQRRRLGSSGDSSISDRASSSSFYPPPHYSRCSSFVQALPPPYNEVTAKPDLYPLVIGFDEGMGKGTSGFVMRYFRTLSHASTLDSLSSSFMCNVVNEANTIIPPPYSCNNSIDELSTMGCDRAEIGAGESVVSLSNNRTTSDISSLAAQSPCSPPRATSPTLELRELLDKIQQLPNEHNSNVINHPQNRPQVLHPSNINSSLQRPSSPSGECTTSRMRRARGKMYMPLGLPNSRNKSKRWLSRSAPTTPSGNIPMALFPGQSMRPSEHDNYNQQVIPLLSEEETDNINSIENSRNVTLITEREEEL; from the exons ATGGTGCACACTATCTTGCAGCAAACTATTACTCCTACCTTTTTGACTATCTTCGTAAGCCAA GTCTCTGCTAAATTCTGCAATGGAGGGCATGT TTGCTCTCCTCCAAAAGAGTGCTGCTCATTGGGCTGTTGTTATTTGTATTCACAGCCAACTACTCCAGTTACCGAAATGTTTGCTTTCTTGATTTGGACTTATTGGTATTTATG ggCAGCTATATTAGCAGGATTGACACTTGCAGCAGTATGTGGATGCTGGCTATGGCAACGACGTCGATTAGGATCATCAGGTGATAGTTCAATATCTGATCgtgcatcatcatcatctttttATCCACCACCACACTACAGTCGTTGCAGTTCTTTTGTGCAAGCATTGCCACCTCCGTATAATGAG GTAACAGCGAAACCGGATTTGTATCCATTAGTAATCGGATTTGACGAGGGAATGGGTAAAGGAACATCAGGTTTTGTAATGCGATACTTCCGTACATTGTCACACGCAAGTACTTTGGACTCACTCAGCTCAAGTTTTATGTGTAATGTAGTGAATGAAGCTAATACAATTATTCCACCTCCATATTCATGCAATAATAGTATCGATGAATTATCAACAATGGGGTGTGATAGAGCAGAAATTGGTGCTGGAGAGTCCGTTGTTTCACTTTCCAATAATAGAACAACCTCAGACATATCAAGTTTAGCGGCACAGTCGCCGTGTTCTCCACCTAGAGCTACTAGTCCAACATtagaa tTACGAGAATTGTTAGataaaattcaacaattaCCAAATGAACATAACAGTAATGTGATAAATCACCCTCAAAATCGGCCGCAAGTATTACATCcatcaaatattaattcatcGTTACAAAGACCATCGAGTCCTAGTGGTGAGTGTACAACTTCACGTATGAGACGTGCACGAGGAAAAATGTACATGCCTTTAGGATTACCCAATTCAAGAAATAAATCTAAACGATGGTTATCACGATCAGCGCCTACAACTCCATCCGGCAATATTCCAATGGCTTTGTTTCCTGGACAAAGTATGAGGCCTTCAGaacatgataattataatcaacAAGTCATACCATTACTTTCAGAAGAAGAAACggataatattaatagtattGAAAATTCACGTAATGTTACATTAATAACAGAACGAGAGGAAGAATTAtga
- the LOC103573881 gene encoding dnaJ homolog subfamily C member 1-like, with the protein MKFIAIILITLQFLNICNVSVAWDDDELEVFDVVEEVNQNFYQLLGVTQDANATSIRKAFRQLSLQLHPDKNDAPDADVKFRNLVSVYDVLRDTNKRKHYDNVLVNGLPNWRSAVYYYRHVRKMGLLEMSIILFIVITIGQYIVAWAAYFEKRYTYEQVLGSKLQKLQKKNRKGKMEVPDLADILEKIPTPSVWNTLPFQLPCWTVASIVGIPSTIRAIKEMIEERKRRKQEEEAALAEENEEVEVEPVPRGPRRRRAGFTPQEHSGNNSTELKKRDNIRANHVYEKPKYTGGLWTDDDILELIKLVKKYPGGTPDRWEKIAEAMNRSVNEVTHMAKKIKDEGLKPNQTAEESLPVKLPTKIKTRAETSENEVVWSQDEQKALESALLKYPKSSSIDRWEKIANCIGGKTKEECQQRYRQLVDLVKKKNDTTQ; encoded by the exons atGAAGTTTATAgctattattttgattactctacaatttttaaacatatgTAATGTTTCTGTTGCTTGGGATGACGATGAATTAGAAGTTTTTGATGTTGTTGAAGaagtaaatcaaaatttttatcaacttctCGGTGTCACAcag gatGCCAATGCAACGAGTATCAGAAAAGCCTTTCGGCAATTATCATTACAATTACATCCTGATAAAAACGATGCACCTGATGCTgatgttaaatttagaaat ttagtCTCAGTGTATGATGTTTTAAGAGATACAAATAAACGAAAACATTATGACAATGTTCTCGTTAACGGATTGCCAAATTGGCGATCAGCTGTATATTATTATCGTCACGTTAGAAAAATGGGATTATTGGAAatgagtattattttatttatcgttatAACAATTGGTCAATATATTGTGGCATGGGCCGCTTACTTTGAAAAACGATATACTTat gaacAAGTACTAGgtagtaaattacaaaaattacaaaagaaaaacCGTAAAGGTAAAATGGAAGTACCAGATTTAGCAgatattcttgaaaaaattccaaCGCCTAGTGTATGGAATACATTACCATTTCAATTACCGTGTTGGACTGTAGCATCAATTGTAGGAATTCCATCAACGATACGTGCGATAAAAGAAATGATTGAAGAACGAAAACGACGAAAACAAGAAGAGGAAGCAgcatt AGCTGAAGAAAATGAAGAGGTAGAAGTTGAGCCAGTGCCAAGAGGCCCTAGACGACGTCGTGCAGGTTTTACGCCACAAGAACACAGTGGTAATAATTCGactgagttaaaaaaaagagataaTATTCGTGCCAATCATGTTTATGAAAAACCTAAATACACGGGTGGTCTTTGGACTGATGATGATAtattagaattaataaaattagttaaaaaatatcctGGAGGTACACCCGATCGATGGGAAAAAATAGCTGAAGCTATGAATCGTAGTGTCAATGAAGTAACACAtatggcaaaaaaaataaaagatgaaGGTTTGAAGCCTAATCAAACTGCTGAAGAATCTTTACCCGTTAAGCTgccaacaaaaattaaaacacgAGCAGAAACTTCTGAAAATGAAGTAGTTTGGAGCCAAGATGAACAAAAAGCACTAGAATCTGCTTTACTAAAATATCCAAAAAGTTCTTCTATCGATAGGTGGGAAAAAATAGCCAATTGTATCGGAGGAAAAAcgaaa GAGGAGTGCCAACAACGATATCGTCAACTAGttgatttagtaaaaaaaaaaaacgatacaACTCAATAA
- the LOC103573882 gene encoding eukaryotic translation initiation factor 4 gamma 3 isoform X1, with protein sequence MTIMNTNNLKFNQQPNRNKIYERDFLIKLRDTPQSQIKPTYLTEFKSIKKNFYVCNFNSKPHHKLFSELAKPSGFPLFQFEKRSSFQANPTRSRIPDMIHLSLSLNEAIKLHESTNAWKPTPLKNNKTAKDDEKTQLLYKKVRSVLNKLTPEKFDKLVEQVRELEIDTQEKLQGVINLVFDKAIDEPNFAKAYVMMCSELALMKVDVSTDETTSCSNINFRKLLITRCQKEFEKNKTDETNRVEKLKEIEECTDADKKKELKLSLEEHDRRIRMKSVGNIKFIGELYKQRMLTNNIMNLCVNHLLKTPDEENLECLCKLLTTIGEIFEEKNDLSPYFTTLTELINQNRKDKISSRIRFMIQDVIDLRQNSWVPRCNNNNNPKSMVQIQKEIETEQIINSHLNASFNPPQDLHFTNKKNSAVGPTDGWNVVISKTKQSYSTETSKFKLNQVLDQLLNFMFENNSFDSITDYITTNFGKQILEPKFCRCLITAILKISIATQNGSCKLNSEKFKQLLPLVTRYTDADPQRELEVLIGIQHFIHNLWHPQGLLGSIIKIIYDNSIISDKAFLLWQNYSNPADLEGHAVVIKSLTSFFVNLLEFDDNSEESE encoded by the exons atgacgataatgaatacaaataatttgaaatttaatcaacaaccgaatagaaataaaatttatgaacgtgattttttaattaaactacgCGATACTCCACAATCTCAAATAAAACCCACGTACCTCACTgaattcaaaagtataaaaaaaaatttctatgtatGTAATTTTAACTCAAAGCCCcaccataaattattttctgagTTAGCAAAACCATCAGGTTTTCCATta ttcCAGTTTGAGAAGCGCAGTAGTTTTCAAGCTAATCCAACTAGATCACGGATACCGGATATGATTCACTTGTCATTGTCACTCAATGAAGCGATAAAATTACATGAATCTACAAATGCATGGAAACCGACTccgctgaaaaataataaaactgccaaagatgatgaaaaaacacaactactttataaaaaagttcgtagtgttttaaacaaattaacaCCGGAGAAGTTTGATAAACTTGTTGAGCAAGTAAGAGAATTAGAAATTGACACGCAGGAAAAATTACAAGGtgttattaatttagtatTTGATAAAGCAATTGATGAACCAAATTTCGCAAAAGCTTATGTTATGATGTGCAGCGAACTAGCATTAATGAAAGTTGATGTGTCAACTGATGAAACTACATCGTGtagcaatattaattttcgtaaattacttattactcGTTGCcaaaaagaatttgaaaaaaataaaactgatgaAACGAACAGAGTTGAAAAACTTAAAGAAATTGAAGAATGTACAgatgctgataaaaaaaaagaactaaaatTAAGTCTCGAAGAACATGATCGTCGGATCAGAATGAAATCTGttggaaatattaaatttatcggtGAATTATACAAACAAAGAATGTTGactaataatataatgaatttGTGTGTAAATCATCTTTTAAAAACACctgatgaagaaaatttagaaTGTTTATGCAAATTGTTAACGACAATTGGAGaaatatttgaagaaaaaaatgatctttCACCATACTTTACTACATTGACAGAACTGATAAACCAAAAtagaaaagataaaataagtTCAAGAATAAGATTTATGATCCAAGATGTTATTGATTTGAGACAAAATAGCTGGGTTCCtcgttgtaataataataataatccaaaaagtatggttcaaattcaaaaggaaattgaaacagagcaaattattaattcacatTTAAATGCGTCATTTAATCCACCACAAGATCTtcattttactaataaaaaaaacagtg cAGTGGGTCCAACAGATGGTTGGAATGTAGTAATTAGTAAAACTAAGCAATCATATTCAACagaaacttcaaaatttaaacttaatcaAGTTCTTGATCAATTACTGAACTTTatgtttgaaaataattcattcgaCAGTATCACTGATTATATAACT acCAATTTTGGAAAACAAATATTAGAACCGAAGTTTTGCAGATGCCTAATCActgcaattttgaaaatttctatag caACCCAAAACGGTTCATGTAAACTTAACTCtgagaaatttaaacaattgttaccattagtAACACGGTATACTGATGCTGACCCACAGCGAGAACTTGAAGTCCTTATTGGGATACAACATTTTATTCACAATTTATGGCATCCACAag GGTTATTGGGCAGCATAATCAagataatttatgataatagtATCATATCAGACAAAGCCTTCTTATTATggcaaaattattcaaatcctGCTGACTTGGAAGGTCATGCTGTTGTAATAAAATCACTTACATCTTTTTTTGTTAATCTTTTGGAATTTGACGATAATTCGGAAGAATCGGAATAA
- the LOC103573882 gene encoding eukaryotic translation initiation factor 4 gamma 3 isoform X2, with the protein MTIMNTNNLKFNQQPNRNKIYERDFLIKLRDTPQSQIKPTYLTEFKSIKKNFYVCNFNSKPHHKLFSELAKPSGFPLFQFEKRSSFQANPTRSRIPDMIHLSLSLNEAIKLHESTNAWKPTPLKNNKTAKDDEKTQLLYKKVRSVLNKLTPEKFDKLVEQVRELEIDTQEKLQGVINLVFDKAIDEPNFAKAYVMMCSELALMKVDVSTDETTSCSNINFRKLLITRCQKEFEKNKTDETNRVEKLKEIEECTDADKKKELKLSLEEHDRRIRMKSVGNIKFIGELYKQRMLTNNIMNLCVNHLLKTPDEENLECLCKLLTTIGEIFEEKNDLSPYFTTLTELINQNRKDKISSRIRFMIQDVIDLRQNSWVPRCNNNNNPKSMVQIQKEIETEQIINSHLNASFNPPQDLHFTNKKNSVGPTDGWNVVISKTKQSYSTETSKFKLNQVLDQLLNFMFENNSFDSITDYITTNFGKQILEPKFCRCLITAILKISIATQNGSCKLNSEKFKQLLPLVTRYTDADPQRELEVLIGIQHFIHNLWHPQGLLGSIIKIIYDNSIISDKAFLLWQNYSNPADLEGHAVVIKSLTSFFVNLLEFDDNSEESE; encoded by the exons atgacgataatgaatacaaataatttgaaatttaatcaacaaccgaatagaaataaaatttatgaacgtgattttttaattaaactacgCGATACTCCACAATCTCAAATAAAACCCACGTACCTCACTgaattcaaaagtataaaaaaaaatttctatgtatGTAATTTTAACTCAAAGCCCcaccataaattattttctgagTTAGCAAAACCATCAGGTTTTCCATta ttcCAGTTTGAGAAGCGCAGTAGTTTTCAAGCTAATCCAACTAGATCACGGATACCGGATATGATTCACTTGTCATTGTCACTCAATGAAGCGATAAAATTACATGAATCTACAAATGCATGGAAACCGACTccgctgaaaaataataaaactgccaaagatgatgaaaaaacacaactactttataaaaaagttcgtagtgttttaaacaaattaacaCCGGAGAAGTTTGATAAACTTGTTGAGCAAGTAAGAGAATTAGAAATTGACACGCAGGAAAAATTACAAGGtgttattaatttagtatTTGATAAAGCAATTGATGAACCAAATTTCGCAAAAGCTTATGTTATGATGTGCAGCGAACTAGCATTAATGAAAGTTGATGTGTCAACTGATGAAACTACATCGTGtagcaatattaattttcgtaaattacttattactcGTTGCcaaaaagaatttgaaaaaaataaaactgatgaAACGAACAGAGTTGAAAAACTTAAAGAAATTGAAGAATGTACAgatgctgataaaaaaaaagaactaaaatTAAGTCTCGAAGAACATGATCGTCGGATCAGAATGAAATCTGttggaaatattaaatttatcggtGAATTATACAAACAAAGAATGTTGactaataatataatgaatttGTGTGTAAATCATCTTTTAAAAACACctgatgaagaaaatttagaaTGTTTATGCAAATTGTTAACGACAATTGGAGaaatatttgaagaaaaaaatgatctttCACCATACTTTACTACATTGACAGAACTGATAAACCAAAAtagaaaagataaaataagtTCAAGAATAAGATTTATGATCCAAGATGTTATTGATTTGAGACAAAATAGCTGGGTTCCtcgttgtaataataataataatccaaaaagtatggttcaaattcaaaaggaaattgaaacagagcaaattattaattcacatTTAAATGCGTCATTTAATCCACCACAAGATCTtcattttactaataaaaaaaacagtg TGGGTCCAACAGATGGTTGGAATGTAGTAATTAGTAAAACTAAGCAATCATATTCAACagaaacttcaaaatttaaacttaatcaAGTTCTTGATCAATTACTGAACTTTatgtttgaaaataattcattcgaCAGTATCACTGATTATATAACT acCAATTTTGGAAAACAAATATTAGAACCGAAGTTTTGCAGATGCCTAATCActgcaattttgaaaatttctatag caACCCAAAACGGTTCATGTAAACTTAACTCtgagaaatttaaacaattgttaccattagtAACACGGTATACTGATGCTGACCCACAGCGAGAACTTGAAGTCCTTATTGGGATACAACATTTTATTCACAATTTATGGCATCCACAag GGTTATTGGGCAGCATAATCAagataatttatgataatagtATCATATCAGACAAAGCCTTCTTATTATggcaaaattattcaaatcctGCTGACTTGGAAGGTCATGCTGTTGTAATAAAATCACTTACATCTTTTTTTGTTAATCTTTTGGAATTTGACGATAATTCGGAAGAATCGGAATAA